In Ischnura elegans chromosome 3, ioIscEleg1.1, whole genome shotgun sequence, the sequence TACCCTAATGTATAGataaaatatggtaattttaagTTGATCATGATAATCCATCGCATGGTATAGGAGTGCTGTTTATAACAATTTGAAACGGGTGTACTGAACTTCAAGAGGTAAGCCCTCAACCCAGCACAGCAACAATATTCACCTACTAATGACATTAGGCCTTTAACTCCAACACACATACGATTGCATCAGCATCAAAACCTGAAGAATATAACATTTCTAAGAGCCATTTTCACCATTTACACACGCTACGAGCCAGTTATTAGTTGCCGGCCAACAAAGAAAACATTCATTCGTTCGCATATGAGTTGAATGAAGGCCATACAGGTGTAAAGGGCGATTTCGGTAGCACTAACCTCGAAAATCCTGTTGAATGTGATGGAAAGTAGTGAAGCCCATAAGGTTCTGCTGCACTACTGAGCCAATTGGAAGGAGGCATGTTCAAGTCGGTATTGCACTGTAACTTAGCAAAATGAGCCGGTGATTCTGAGGCAGAATACTTCACCACTGCCGTAGATTTGATAGGATGCAAATGCATTTCTACGGAAGATGATTCTCCATCAGAGAGTCTCTTTTCTTCTTCCTGAAGTTAAGTTAAGCATGTTCACAATTACTCAGCGATTGAGGACGTAATCTACATTGTCATGATAATTATTAGAGTAAGATTCTACCTCTCTACTGTTATCACATAAACTGTCCTTCCGAAGTCCGCTCTCTCGAGAATCTTGAGGTGATTTTTGATCCATTTTCGTCGCGTGTTCTTCATTCGCAGAGATACTTTTAACCCAACAAGGAATTACAAATTCAAAGCATCGAAAAGCACTGAACGATTTCAAAATATATCTGAATTTTAACCCTGATTATTTGGTCTATCATCTCTATTTAATCGCACGAAGGCTTTTCACAACCAAATTCATCGATCAACATGTTTACAAATCATGTTGCTGCGGacggaaaataaaatcaattcatttGTTTTCGATTGATAGCAGAGCCACCTGGAACAGATATACGAAACGATAGGAAAACAACCCCCTGTATGTAGGCAACCATGACAGAcaggatatattttaatttgtttctaaTTTCAATCGCAGTTCATTCTGTAATTGCCTTGTAGTGTTCATGAGGCTataattcctttatttatttcttatcattTCTCATCTTCTTTTGTGATGCAGCCTTTAGTTATAACTGAACAAAATCCTATATATTTTGATATGGTAGAAagggaattttattttagatCTAATTTATTGGCTTATGACAAAGACTCCTTTGAAAATCCATGTCATATCCAATGGACATCAATAATTTAATCAGGAGAGGAAACGTTTCCTAAACAGCATGTAAGAAATAGAggattttaaaagttgaaatggttggcttgttttcaaattttaataattgttcaTTAATGGGATTTACTctctaaagttattttatttttaaggttataATGCTTCATGTTTCACAGACTGAACATCAGAGCtctcattttaagaaaaagtctTTTATGttcttcactaaaatatttaaaaggaaatcAGATCCTGAGGTTTCAAGTGCTGGAAATAGGCTGAACTTTGAGGACAGTGCCTTCAGAGAAATGGACCACAACTTTGCTTATGAAGGTAAGTCACCTAAAAAGTCTTTCtcaatgacatttttcattctcctcacaattttatttttaattcctttattcagTGGACATGTTTTGGGAATTTATGGCTTCTCGTTTACAGCTCAGTCAGGTCTCACATCCTCCAACTTGAGGGGATTTTGCAGCTTAAGAGGGGCGAAGGCGAGAAGTGTGAGTGGGGATGGACCTGTGGGTGGAAGAGTACCCTCAACTCTTTCTGTCCAAGCTGTTGATGTGGACATCTTAGTCCAACCTTGTTTGCTAAGTATCGGAGGGTCATCAGCACCATCTGCATTGACTTTGACACCTGGAAGGACACGGGACATTGATCAGGATATGGAAGCTCTGCGTTTATCTCGTCAAGATAACCCTTTCTTGCAGGTAATGTGAATCTCCTAATCTTGTTATTTCTTAAATATTGGAATTGGGGGAATTTTATGGAAGTGTTAACTTATTTGGAGGATTAGAAGATGGAATAAATAGTGTCCTCTCAATTGTATCTCTGTGCACATTGGCAACATTTTATGGGCTATTGAAGTCAGAACTAGGAATTGATTGCAAAGAGAGACTAACTGGAGCTGTTAAATGTGTGATGGAAACTGTATTACCGCTGAAAATTCAGTAATcttataattttcatcatattcaCTTCCTCACTTGAGGATACAATATGATGATGTATACCATGCACATTCAAAACCTTTCACCAATAGTGACTCCATTTGCTGGCTTATTTCTCTATATGAAACGAAAATGGCCCAACGTACGAGCATATCTCGAGATATGCACCTAAAGTGAGAGGTGGACTGAAATGAAATACATGCTCCAAAAGGTCTTAAAAAGCAATCCCTTTCCTTTTTAGAATTTCATATAGAGGTTAAGTGCTgtcaaaattaccatttttttccttatgtgacttttattttcagttcatcagtggaaaaaatataataattaattttaaggtaTTCAGTTCATGCAATCATTTTGAGTAGGTGTTTTTACTGGTTGCATGAACACTTTTTATGATAACATTAAATACTTAGACTTCTCTCTTGCATGCAAATTTAGCCAAATTAAGTGGAATATCTATCAAGTGTGATTTATAAAGTTATTCTCATTCATGCAAATAATTACCAGTTTTCTTCTCCCATGATGTTTCATGCCGCTTTTCTGTGCTTAACCTTGGTATACTGGATTGTATACCTGGCCAGGGCCAAAGTTTTCAGGGGCCAACTTCCACCGTGAGGTTTCAGAAAGATGTAAAATCATACTTTTTACCTTTGTGCATGTAAATAGAATGTACCGTCATGTAATTAAGATCTCTGatgcattggaaaatattttctcaaaataatgtGCCTCAAATTTTGAACTATAGGTTCTGGCTAGTAGGGAAAGCCTTGCCGACTGTGCTGATGAATCTGAGTCTGATGCTACAACTCTGATGTCACAGGTTAGTAATTAGTAAGGTAATTAACAAAACATGAGGCTGAGTAGTGTTTTCAGGAATGATTTTAGTCTTTTTAATCAGTGAAAAAATTGGGTTTATGCTGGACAGAGTAAAAAATTCTGTCATGAGGTCCGGCCATTAACTCTGGTCAACAATATTATATGTccccaaaattcaatttttatgtctGTATAAAGTTCCTCACAAAGAATGTACCGCGTACACCATAATATCAGTGCTTCCCATCTTCTCAATACCCACTGTCTGACAAGAGTGTGTATATGGGGCTGTTTTCTT encodes:
- the LOC124156463 gene encoding uncharacterized protein LOC124156463 isoform X7, which gives rise to MVIMLHVSQTEHQSSHFKKKSFMFFTKIFKRKSDPEVSSAGNRLNFEDSAFREMDHNFAYEAQSGLTSSNLRGFCSLRGAKARSVSGDGPVGGRVPSTLSVQAVDVDILVQPCLLSIGGSSAPSALTLTPGRTRDIDQDMEALRLSRQDNPFLQGQSFQGPTSTVRFQKDVLASRESLADCADESESDATTLMSQDGLSSSGGGLDDEDPLTLPEIHEHLIRSPPPTSWPKSPNFKVFRFPSPVLDDSDFSPDRNPMFGGRSPSRQISPRHSKSPSNEKDRSSNPFALLSPPLLGGRCNLHHNHHSLHHNRRSSEDSVLLVGSDGEDQGIATERSDAGTMGDYGSHSDSIEVEIEVEETRRLRGGPSPAAIQFFQRPSAKRLS